Proteins from a genomic interval of Arthrobacter sp. CAN_C5:
- the istA gene encoding IS21 family transposase, protein MKSDGEIMEILAAYDLTGSLRAAAELTGCSHHTVNRHVGARNAGQPMAEPVYRGRVTDAFLPKIEEWVEASKGKIRADKAHDKLRALGYEGSERSTRRAVAQVRAAWRLGHVRVHRPWITEPGMWLQYDFGDGPLIEGRKTVLFVAWLAWSRFRIVIALRDRTAPSVFAALDRTFRVLGGAPTYVLTDNEKTVTVSHVAGVPVRNQQTVDFARHYGVTVLTCQPADPASKGGVEASVRVAKADIVPKDTNLRAEYASFAEIEAACQVFMDEVNNREHRATRRKPAVMLAEEAPRLHRIPDTAHTVAFGLSRTVPENTPMVTFENGQYSVPAALLGARVFVRSHGAGPGEQVIIVHHGSAGPVEIARHQRARPGSPAINDAHFPDHRPKIPGDYAVKARNAAEAEFLGIGDGARAWLLEAAAAGTARMNVKMAEAVALAKIAGQADVDQALGTAAVHGRFAHKDLASILTAGGARTTTHAADETRSLTQGTAGWAAIGRPPGAGRGETGLEESA, encoded by the coding sequence TTGAAGTCTGACGGAGAAATCATGGAAATACTTGCTGCTTATGATCTGACCGGGTCGTTGCGCGCTGCCGCGGAGCTTACGGGCTGTTCCCACCACACGGTCAACCGGCATGTTGGGGCGCGGAACGCGGGCCAGCCAATGGCCGAGCCGGTCTACCGGGGCCGTGTCACTGACGCGTTCCTGCCCAAGATCGAGGAATGGGTTGAGGCCTCCAAGGGCAAGATCCGCGCCGACAAAGCCCACGACAAACTCCGGGCCCTGGGCTATGAGGGTTCGGAACGCTCGACCCGCCGTGCTGTCGCCCAGGTGCGGGCGGCGTGGCGGCTGGGTCATGTCCGGGTGCACCGGCCCTGGATCACCGAGCCGGGGATGTGGCTTCAGTACGATTTCGGCGACGGCCCCCTGATCGAGGGGAGGAAGACCGTGTTGTTCGTGGCATGGCTGGCCTGGTCGCGGTTCAGGATCGTGATCGCTTTGCGGGACCGGACGGCGCCGAGTGTGTTCGCGGCATTGGACCGCACCTTCCGTGTCCTGGGCGGCGCGCCAACCTATGTCCTAACCGACAATGAGAAAACGGTCACCGTTTCCCATGTTGCCGGGGTCCCGGTGCGTAACCAGCAGACCGTGGACTTCGCCCGCCACTACGGTGTGACAGTGTTGACCTGCCAGCCGGCGGATCCTGCCTCCAAGGGCGGCGTGGAGGCATCGGTGAGGGTCGCTAAAGCCGACATCGTCCCCAAAGACACGAATCTGCGGGCCGAATACGCCTCCTTCGCGGAGATCGAAGCGGCGTGCCAAGTGTTCATGGACGAGGTCAACAACCGTGAGCACCGTGCCACCCGCCGCAAACCAGCGGTGATGCTAGCCGAGGAAGCACCCCGGCTGCACCGGATCCCGGACACCGCGCACACGGTCGCGTTCGGGCTCTCCCGGACGGTGCCGGAGAACACGCCGATGGTCACCTTCGAAAACGGCCAGTACTCCGTCCCGGCAGCCCTGCTCGGCGCGCGCGTATTCGTGCGCAGCCACGGCGCCGGACCCGGTGAGCAGGTCATCATCGTCCATCACGGCAGCGCCGGCCCGGTGGAAATCGCCCGGCACCAGCGGGCCCGCCCGGGCAGCCCCGCGATCAACGACGCCCACTTCCCTGATCACCGGCCGAAGATCCCAGGCGATTACGCGGTCAAGGCCCGCAACGCCGCGGAGGCGGAGTTCCTTGGCATCGGGGACGGCGCCCGCGCGTGGCTGCTCGAAGCCGCCGCCGCGGGCACGGCGCGGATGAACGTGAAGATGGCCGAAGCGGTGGCCTTGGCGAAGATCGCCGGGCAGGCCGACGTCGATCAGGCGTTGGGGACCGCGGCCGTCCATGGCCGCTTCGCGCACAAAGACCTGGCCTCAATCCTGACCGCCGGGGGCGCCCGCACCACGACCCACGCCGCGGACGAAACCCGGTCCTTGACCCAGGGCACGGCCGGGTGGGCGGCCATCGGACGTCCCCCCGGTGCCGGCCGTGGTGAGACCGGACTGGAGGAAAGCGCATGA
- a CDS encoding restriction endonuclease — protein sequence MRPREFEFLVAHIYRRMGYEVEVTPLQKDRGKDVIARKPGEVVFIECKNWRGRVNSDVVAALTGRVEMDRVTRGVVVGTSGFTSGHASATEVASFSPARMSLCDGDTLVRLLNQHCGSEWHRRLERLVFEERLAQKRRRQAT from the coding sequence ATGCGACCGCGAGAGTTCGAGTTCCTCGTGGCGCACATTTATCGGCGAATGGGCTACGAGGTTGAAGTTACGCCGCTGCAGAAGGACAGGGGCAAAGATGTCATTGCTCGAAAACCTGGAGAGGTTGTCTTTATCGAATGCAAAAATTGGCGTGGTCGTGTGAACTCTGACGTTGTAGCGGCTCTGACAGGCCGAGTTGAGATGGATCGGGTAACGCGAGGGGTCGTGGTCGGAACTTCTGGGTTCACCTCCGGCCACGCTTCGGCAACTGAGGTTGCTTCGTTCAGCCCTGCGAGGATGTCCCTTTGCGACGGGGATACGCTCGTCAGACTTCTGAACCAGCACTGTGGAAGCGAGTGGCATCGCAGGTTGGAACGACTCGTATTTGAGGAACGCCTCGCCCAAAAACGGCGTCGCCAGGCGACCTAA